A genomic region of Choristoneura fumiferana chromosome 17, NRCan_CFum_1, whole genome shotgun sequence contains the following coding sequences:
- the LOC141437149 gene encoding uncharacterized protein, with translation MYKGINTLMQKTADDIGNSNTVFLLTNYSMVTISMLYTGQMAQNEADSMRRALARLYNILVTIPGDDVVNLRKSVRDLYRYISVEPFRNQIITGVFIQMPLLPVILTTIVSNTIILLQFNHVV, from the exons atgtacaaaGGGATAAATACACTGATGCAA AAAACAGCGGACGACATCGGCAACAGTAATACAGTGTTTCTCCTGACCAATTACTCCATGGTGACCATATCGATGCTCTACACCGGGCAGATGGCGCAGAATGAAGCTGACAGCATGAGGAGAGCACTAGCACGACTGTACAATATATTAGTGACAA TACCAGGTGACGACGTGGTGAATCTACGAAAATCAGTCAGAGATTTATATCGTTACATATCTGTAGAACCGTTTAGAAATCAAATAATTACTGGAGTTTTCATACAGATGCCGTTACTGCCCGTTATATTAACTACCATAGTTTCAAACACCATCATCTTACTTCAGTTTAACCATGTTGTATGA